A genomic region of Palaemon carinicauda isolate YSFRI2023 chromosome 22, ASM3689809v2, whole genome shotgun sequence contains the following coding sequences:
- the LOC137615835 gene encoding putative transferase CAF17 homolog, mitochondrial has product MLALSKSLFQKVFLKGKYVAKHSYLLKQRLHAEAQRHRSLIQVQGSEAASFLQGLITNDVEHLEEGATSIFSMLLNTQGRILFDSLIYKKQDNTYLLECDAKKCEQLVKHLKMYRVRRKINIDHVDGHCVWAVFDNSISFEDITPMDMESLYMNPKSESKVDLKLCDNQNSEVIATRDPRLRYLGHRLIIPVNSNIKDIIPDTEVSEGLYKVLRYRLGVCEGIDEIPPTKCFPLEANCDYLHGVSFHKGCYIGQELTARTFHTGVVRKRYMPIVFSAEASHLTFDSGIVNDKGKVVGKVRGIAGAQGIGLMRIEESLAAKTLTADNLTLVTSRPAWWPFEASKERAK; this is encoded by the coding sequence ATGCTTGCTCTATCGAAGAGTTTATTTCAAAAGGTATTTTTGAAAGGGAAGTATGTGGCTAAACATTCATACCTTTTAAAACAACGATTACATGCTGAAGCTCAAAGGCATCGAAGCCTTATTCAGGTGCAGGGCTCAGAAGCTGCTTCATTTCTGCAGGGTCTCATAACAAATGATGTTGAACACCTAGAAGAAGGGGCCACTAGTATATTCTCAATGTTATTAAACACTCAAGGCCGAATTCTTTTTGATTCTTTAATATACAAGAAACAGGACAATACTTATCTTTTAGAATGTGAtgcaaagaaatgtgaacagttggTCAAACATTTGAAAATGTACAGAGTAAGAAGGAAGATTAATATAGATCATGTTGATGGCCATTGTGTATGGGCAGTGTTTGATAACAGCATAAGCTTTGAGGATATTACTCCGATGGACATGGAATCACTGTATATGAACCCAAAGTCAGAATCAAAAGTGGATTTGAAACTGTGTGACAATCAAAATAGTGAGGTCATTGCAACTAGGGATCCTAGATTGAGATATCTTGGGCATCGGTTGATTATACCAGTAAACTCCAATATTAAAGACATAATTCCCGATACTGAGGTTAGTGAGGGATTGTACAAGGTACTTAGATATAGATTAGGTGTATGTGAAGGCATTGATGAAATTCCCCCAACTAAATGCTTTCCTTTGGAAGCAAACTGTGACTACCTTCATGGAGTAAGTTTCCATAAAGGATGTTACATAGGCCAAGAATTGACAGCTCGGACATTTCATACTGGCGTAGTTCGAAAGAGGTATATGCCTATTGTATTTTCTGCAGAAGCATCTCACTTAACCTTTGATTCAGGTATAGTAAATGATAAAGGAAAAGTAGTTGGAAAAGTGCGGGGAATTGCTGGTGCTCAAGGTATAGGTCTTATGAGAATTGAAGAGTCCTTGGCAGCTAAAACATTAACTGCTGATAATTTGACTCTTGTTACCAGTAGACCAGCATGGTGGCCATTTGAAGCATCAAAAGAAAGAGCAAAGTAA